The proteins below come from a single Streptococcus canis genomic window:
- the tsaE gene encoding tRNA (adenosine(37)-N6)-threonylcarbamoyltransferase complex ATPase subunit type 1 TsaE encodes MFYSENENTLIAYGQMIGSHLSAGHVIVLTGDLGAGKTTLTKGIAKGLGINQMIKSPTYTIVREYQGCLPLYHLDVYRIGDDPDSIDLDDFLFGNGVTVIEWGELLGQGVLEDYLEIIITKQDEGRQLDLLAHGERSQQLLEAMTHG; translated from the coding sequence ATGTTTTATAGTGAAAATGAGAATACCCTTATTGCCTATGGGCAAATGATTGGCAGTCATTTGTCAGCTGGTCATGTGATTGTTTTGACAGGCGATCTAGGGGCAGGCAAGACAACTTTAACAAAAGGGATTGCTAAAGGATTAGGCATTAATCAAATGATTAAGAGTCCTACCTATACTATTGTGAGAGAATATCAAGGATGCCTTCCTCTTTACCATTTAGATGTGTACCGCATTGGTGATGACCCTGACTCTATCGACCTCGATGATTTTCTTTTTGGTAATGGTGTTACTGTTATTGAATGGGGAGAACTACTAGGCCAAGGCGTATTGGAAGATTATTTGGAAATTATTATTACCAAGCAAGATGAAGGTCGTCAACTGGACTTGTTAGCGCATGGTGAGCGTTCTCAGCAGCTTCTAGAGGCAATGACACATGGTTGA
- a CDS encoding GNAT family N-acetyltransferase produces the protein MVEQTLVIEEGLPQDAEAVLSLVTTAADETDFITGVEDMLEVTPQELATFLVRSQESFIDFCLLAKLDDKIVGLLNLSGEVTPQEEVVADLFMLVAAPYRGYGIGQLLLEVALDWARENSYIHSLKLDVQVRNSRAIHLYEKYGFYIDGIRKNDVKSKDGDDLDVYAMRMLLGQ, from the coding sequence ATGGTTGAACAAACTCTTGTGATCGAAGAAGGTCTGCCCCAAGATGCAGAAGCAGTACTCTCCTTAGTGACAACAGCTGCTGACGAAACAGATTTTATCACAGGGGTTGAGGACATGTTAGAGGTCACTCCTCAAGAATTGGCAACTTTTTTAGTAAGGAGTCAGGAATCTTTTATTGATTTTTGCCTGCTGGCTAAGTTAGATGATAAAATAGTGGGTCTTTTAAATCTTTCTGGGGAAGTGACACCCCAAGAAGAGGTTGTGGCAGATTTATTTATGCTAGTTGCGGCACCTTATCGTGGTTACGGTATTGGCCAGCTTTTGTTAGAGGTTGCTCTTGACTGGGCCAGAGAAAACTCTTACATTCACAGCCTTAAGTTGGATGTTCAGGTAAGGAATAGCAGAGCGATTCACCTTTACGAAAAATATGGCTTTTATATTGACGGCATCAGGAAAAATGATGTTAAATCAAAAGATGGAGATGACTTGGATGTTTACGCTATGCGTATGCTCCTAGGTCAATAA
- the lytR gene encoding glycopolymer--peptidoglycan transferase LytR, translating to MKIGKKIILMLTAIVLTTVLALGVYLTSAYTFSTGELSKTFKDFSTSSKKSDAIKQTKSFSILLMGVDTGSSERQSQWEGNSDSMILVTVNPETKKTTMTSLERDILITLSGPKNNDMNGAEAKLNAAYAAGGAQMAIMTVQDLLNITIDNYVQINMQGLIDLVDAVGGITVTNEFDFPISIAENEPEYQATVAPGTHKVNGEQALVYARMRYDDPEGDYGRQKRQREVIQKVLKKILALDSISSYRKILSAVSDNMQTNIEISSSTIPSLLGYRDALKTIKTYQLKGEDATLSDGGSYQIVTSNHLLETQNRIRAELGLHKVTQLKTSATVYENLYGSNKAQAADNNYDFSGQSPSYSDNTTSYPSYSAGVDTSSASAGSATEQETTSSNTTPVVPAPQPDVPAVDDSNASAGTANAATIIP from the coding sequence ATGAAAATTGGAAAAAAAATAATTTTAATGCTGACGGCGATTGTATTAACAACTGTCTTGGCACTAGGTGTTTATTTAACGAGTGCTTATACTTTTTCAACGGGAGAATTGTCAAAAACCTTTAAAGATTTTTCGACATCTTCAAAGAAGAGTGATGCTATCAAGCAGACAAAATCTTTTTCTATTCTCTTAATGGGGGTAGATACAGGATCTTCAGAACGTCAGTCTCAATGGGAAGGAAATAGCGATTCCATGATTTTGGTGACGGTCAATCCTGAAACTAAAAAAACAACCATGACAAGTTTAGAGCGAGATATTTTAATCACCTTGTCTGGCCCTAAAAACAATGACATGAATGGTGCTGAAGCCAAACTGAATGCTGCTTATGCAGCTGGAGGTGCTCAGATGGCTATCATGACTGTTCAGGATCTTTTGAATATTACCATTGACAATTACGTTCAGATCAATATGCAGGGATTGATTGACTTGGTAGATGCTGTTGGTGGGATTACTGTGACCAATGAGTTTGATTTCCCAATCTCGATTGCAGAAAATGAACCAGAATATCAAGCGACTGTTGCCCCTGGAACTCACAAGGTTAATGGGGAACAAGCCTTGGTTTATGCCCGTATGCGTTACGATGATCCTGAGGGTGACTACGGTCGTCAAAAACGCCAGCGTGAAGTGATTCAGAAGGTATTGAAAAAAATCCTTGCTTTAGATAGCATTAGCTCTTATCGGAAGATTTTATCTGCTGTTAGTGACAATATGCAAACCAATATTGAAATTTCCTCAAGCACAATTCCAAGCTTGCTGGGTTATCGTGATGCGCTCAAGACCATCAAAACCTATCAATTAAAAGGAGAAGATGCAACCTTATCAGATGGTGGCTCTTATCAAATTGTAACATCGAACCATTTGTTGGAAACCCAAAATCGGATTAGAGCTGAGTTGGGACTTCATAAAGTGACCCAGCTGAAAACCAGTGCAACGGTCTATGAAAACCTTTATGGTTCAAACAAGGCGCAAGCAGCTGACAATAACTATGATTTTTCAGGTCAAAGTCCTTCTTATTCAGATAACACGACTTCTTATCCTTCCTATTCAGCTGGAGTAGATACTAGTTCGGCTTCTGCGGGAAGCGCTACTGAACAAGAGACAACCTCTTCAAACACGACTCCTGTTGTTCCAGCGCCTCAGCCAGATGTTCCAGCAGTTGACGATTCAAATGCTAGTGCAGGTACAGCAAATGCTGCTACTATTATTCCTTAG
- a CDS encoding HIT family protein — protein MKNCIFCSIIQGDIPSSKVYEDEQVLAFLDISQTTPGHTLVIPKKHVRNMLDMDAETASQTFARIPKIARAVQKAMSAPAMNIINNNESLAGQTVFHAHIHLVPRYNEEDGISIQYTTHEPDFSALAKLAEQISQEVLS, from the coding sequence TGAAAAATTGTATTTTTTGCAGCATCATTCAAGGAGATATTCCTTCTTCTAAGGTTTACGAAGACGAGCAGGTCCTTGCCTTCTTGGATATTTCACAGACCACGCCGGGACACACCTTGGTCATTCCCAAAAAACATGTCCGAAACATGCTAGACATGGATGCTGAAACAGCTAGCCAAACCTTTGCTCGTATTCCCAAAATTGCTCGTGCTGTCCAAAAAGCAATGAGTGCTCCTGCCATGAATATCATTAACAATAACGAAAGCTTGGCTGGACAAACTGTCTTCCATGCTCACATCCATTTAGTGCCTCGTTATAACGAAGAAGATGGCATCTCTATCCAATACACCACTCACGAACCCGACTTCTCTGCCTTGGCAAAATTAGCAGAGCAAATCAGTCAGGAGGTACTTTCATGA